Proteins co-encoded in one Arachis hypogaea cultivar Tifrunner chromosome 13, arahy.Tifrunner.gnm2.J5K5, whole genome shotgun sequence genomic window:
- the LOC112736285 gene encoding protein PELOTA 1 — MKIVRKDLVRNGPGSVKMVAVDSDDLWYAYNLIAPGDSVMAVTVRKVLREAASGGREAERIKLKLEIKVEEVADYDKEGSMLRIRGKNILENEHVKIGAFHTLELELQRPFVLRKEVWDSYALEVLQQASDPGASADLAVVLMQEGLAHILLIGRSMTITRSRIETSIPRKHGPAIAGYESALNKFFENVLQAFLKHIDFNVVRCAVIASPGFTKDQFHRHLFLEAERRQLRPIIENKSRIILVHTTSGYKHSLKEVLDAPNVMNMIKDTKAAQEVRAMKDFYDMLSNDPARACYGVKHVEVANERLAVQTLLITDDLFRNSDIATRQKFVELVNSVKDSGGSVHVFSSLHVSGEQLAQISGIAAILRFPLPDLEDIEM; from the exons ATGAAGATTGTTCGGAAAGACCTTGTACGCAATGGACCTGGAAGTGTTAAG ATGGTGGCAGTGGATTCGGATGATCTATGGTATGCTTATAACTTGATTGCTCCAGGTGATTCTGTCATGGCAGTTACTGTTAG GAAGGTTCTTAGAGAAGCAGCTTCTGGTGGACGGGAAGCAGAACGGATCAAGCTCAAATTGGAAATTAAAGTTGAAGAG GTTGCAGATTACGACAAAGAAGGCTCTATGTTGCGAATTCGTGGAAAGAACATATTAGAGAATGAACATGTTAAG ATAGGAGCATTCCATACTTTGGAACTCGAGCTACAGCGACCCTTTGTGCTTAGAAAG GAGGTTTGGGATTCATATGCTTTGGAAGTACTGCAGCAGGCCTCTG ATCCCGGTGCAAGTGCTGATCTAGCCGTGGTTTTGATGCAAGAAGGACTAGCCCATATCCTACTTATTGGTAGAAG TATGACTATTACCCGTTCTCGGATAGAAACCTCAATTCCTCGCAAGCATGGACCTGCTATTGCTGGTTACGAGTCA GCTTTGAATAAGTTCTTCGAAAATGTTTTACAG GCTTTCTTGAAACATATAGATTTCAATGTGGTTCGCTGCGCTGTAATCGCAAGTCCAGGATTTACAAAG GATCAGTTTCATCGTCACTTATTTTTGGAGGCAGAAAGAAGACAGCTGCGCCCTATTATTGAAAACAAGTCACGCATTATTCTTGTGCACACAACCTCGGGATACAA GCATAGTTTAAAGGAGGTTCTTGATGCTCCAAATGTCATGAATATGATTAAAGATACTAAGGCAGCACAAGAG gTTCGAGCTATGAAGGATTTTTATGACATGCTTTCAAAT GATCCAGCCCGAGCTTGCTACGGAGTTAAACATGTTGAGGTCGCCAATGAACGATTAGCTGTGCAAACGCTTCTTATTACAGATGATCTTTTCAG GAATTCAGATATAGCAACAAGACAGAAGTTTGTCGAGTTGGTCAACTCAGTTAAGGATTCAGGAGGCTCTGTCCATGTATTTTCATCCTTGCATGTCTCTGGAGAAC AGCTAGCACAGATAAGTGGCATTGCCGCAATTCTTCGGTTTCCTCTGCCTGATCTTGAAGACATTGAAATGTGA